AATATCGAGTTGAAAAGGATCATCAAGATATTGGGGTTCTAATCCCACTGGACGATGAAGAACTTAAACCTTTGATGACTAAAGCCTTGAGACGCTACTTTAACGCCCTGAGAAGCAATGAGAAGCACATCAAGAACGTGGAAAACTACTTGTACGGCACCATGCAAAACCTATTTGGCGTTTGGTGGAATAAACAAGCAGCTAGAGAATATGCGGCCAAACACCCCGAAGAATTCAAAGAGCAAGAGGCTCATTCAGATTGGCTCTAAAATCGTTTATCAGCCGTTTTAACTAACTGACAGATAAATACACCAAGCTTGGTTTGAAATGGCTAAGAAACTATAAATACGGCCAATAATAAGCAAAAAAATGAGTTAATTGGTTCTAAAGACCTGATTTTATGCAAATAGAGATCTAAGTCGTTTTAACCATGAGATAAAATTATCAGTAATTTAGATCATAAAATCCTGCAAAATTGCTGTTAATTAACTGAAATACCTGGTTAATAACCAGAAAACCAGGCCCGTTAGTATGCCAGTCGGGATTACCGCTAACAAATAATTCTTAATTTCATACCACGAGAACCGCTTTTTCGTGGCTTGTAACTGCTGATCCACTTGATCAGCGACTTGGTCCATCGTCTCTTGAATGGTCTGGTTCACTTGGTCGCTGAGTTGGCTGAGGCGCTGGTTGTTTTGGCCTTGCTCGGTTTGAATCTGTTTGAGGGCGGTCAGGTTTTGCTGACTGATCAGGTTGGTCTGCTTTTGGAACACTGCGTAGGCGTTTTGTAAGGTCTGTTTTAATTGGGCCTGCGAGCTGGCGTTGTTGCTGTCTAAGTTGTTTAAGGTCATCTGAAACTCTTGGTTGACTTGTCGGGCGGTCTGTTCGATCTGATGAAGCTGTTGATCGAGGGACGTTTTGGCTGTTGATTGTAGTTGAATCTGAGTGCCCTGGTAATTCCGGAGTTCGGTCAGGGTCTGATTGAGTTGGGTCAGTTGTTGCGTTAATGGCTCGTTTGGGTTGCTGGTTGATTCTTGATTGGGTTTGTCGGCTTGCCAACTCATTAAAAATCGTCTCCTTTTCATAATCGATCCCGAGCTTAGTGCCCCGAGACTTGTAATTGGTGCCTAAAAGCTGATAGGTGAGATTCTTCCCACGCTCCCATACTTTGACTGCCTGCTGCTTCAAATCGTCTTGAAAGGCCTGAAAATCGCGAATAAGGGGGTTCTGCATGGTGTGATCGACGGCTTGGCGGATTTGATCTTTCCAAGTGGGCTGCTGTTTAGCCCGGAGCTTAATTTCAGCCATCGAGCGTTTCTCGTGACGGTTGGGATCGGGTTGCGTGACCATTAAGCCATGTTCCTGGCAGACTTGATCCGTAATGTGGACTAAGTGATCGCGATATTGATGCCAATTACCGTGCATTTTTTGACCGGTTTCCAGGTTAATCGCACCAATGACGGCATGAACATGCAACGAATCGGTATCGGCATGTTCATAAAGGGCCACCTGTTGATTGGGATAGGCTTTGGCATAAACTTCTTTGGCAACGGCTAAAACAGTTGTCTGATCATGAGGATCTTGCGGATTAAATTCCAACGGGCTAAAGGCAATCCGGCTGGCATACGCTTGGGTTTTACCAGAATTGCCATAGACGGCCCGTACTTGTTTAAATTCGCTTTTAGCGTACTGAATATCTAAATTGAGGCCATCTTTTTTGACGGCCCGTTTTTCAGCGTAATTGACTAACCGGGACGCGCTGGTGGAACGTTTTATGTGAGTTGTTGCCATACGCGCTGCACCTCGTTTTGCAAGTCTCTTAATGCTTGGGGATCGACTTGACCACCTTGATTAGCATGATGGGCTAATTGATTGAGATTGCCGCCAATTTTAGCTAATTGATGAGTGATGTTTTGGGCATCTTGGGCGGCAATTTTAGGGGTAACTAAGCGCGCCCCCTGTGCCTTCTTTTTGACAAAAGCCGGCACGGACAGATTTAAAGTTTGCGCCGATCGCGCCAGCTTTAAATAGTCCGGTTCACTCACCCGAAAATTAATTTGTTTGCTAGCCTGACGATGAACCTGAGTCGTCTTTTTTGTGCTAGCCAGATTTTGCAGTTCGTTCACAAGTCCCACCTCCGTTGCCCTACGGGCAATGTTATTCGAGATATCAAAAGTCGGGTCAGCCGCAGGCTGACTACCTCCTAATGATAATCGAATAACAGAGGCTTGGCAAGCAACCCGCATGATAGCCACAAGACTACGTTTGTGGCAGCTGCGGTGCTTGCAAGGGGGACAGCTAACGCTCCCCCTTGACCCCCAAGTTAGCTGCGCAATGCCAAAATGGTTAGCCGGTTGGCTAGCCATTTTTTGGCAAATCTTCGCGTTTTTTACTCAAAATTGCTATCGGAATTTGAGAAAAAAAGTCTTCCAGACAGGGGCTGTCGGCCGAATGATTTTGCATCATGAGCATGCCTTCAGCAGGAGCCTTTCAGGCAGAGTTTTGCGCAAACGGCGCAAGCTAATTTAGCTTGATCAAAAAAGCAGCAGTTGATTTAATCAACTGCTGCCAAATCCCCCTTTAAAGGTCTAACTTATTGAGTAAATTCAATTTTAATTGTTTTACCCATAGCATGGGCAATTTCAGCTAGTTTATCAAACGTTACATTATCGCCACGTTCGATTCTAGCAATGGTGGATTGAGGGACGTTTGCTCTTTCAGCTAAATCGGCCTGAGTTAGGCCAGCTTCTTCACGAGTATGATACAACGCTAAGGCACTGGCAGATTTTTCCTTTAAGTAGCAGCCCTGCCATTTCATCAATCCACGATCGTGATAATCATGTTCAAAGAAGTTGCTAACCGCGTCTCAGGAACTAGTTTACATCCAAACAATGTCATTGAAATTTTGAATCTAGTTTCTTAGATGCTGTCTAAAATCTCTTAAGTAATAGTGCTAAAAACGCTAAAACGACCATTTGCAGACTGGTGGTTAATTGACGCTC
Above is a window of Lactiplantibacillus paraplantarum DNA encoding:
- a CDS encoding plasmid mobilization protein, which produces MNELQNLASTKKTTQVHRQASKQINFRVSEPDYLKLARSAQTLNLSVPAFVKKKAQGARLVTPKIAAQDAQNITHQLAKIGGNLNQLAHHANQGGQVDPQALRDLQNEVQRVWQQLT
- a CDS encoding helix-turn-helix domain-containing protein, with translation MKWQGCYLKEKSASALALYHTREEAGLTQADLAERANVPQSTIARIERGDNVTFDKLAEIAHAMGKTIKIEFTQ
- a CDS encoding relaxase/mobilization nuclease domain-containing protein produces the protein MATTHIKRSTSASRLVNYAEKRAVKKDGLNLDIQYAKSEFKQVRAVYGNSGKTQAYASRIAFSPLEFNPQDPHDQTTVLAVAKEVYAKAYPNQQVALYEHADTDSLHVHAVIGAINLETGQKMHGNWHQYRDHLVHITDQVCQEHGLMVTQPDPNRHEKRSMAEIKLRAKQQPTWKDQIRQAVDHTMQNPLIRDFQAFQDDLKQQAVKVWERGKNLTYQLLGTNYKSRGTKLGIDYEKETIFNELASRQTQSRINQQPKRAINATTDPTQSDPDRTPELPGHSDSTTINSQNVPRSTASSDRTDRPTSQPRVSDDLKQLRQQQRQLAGPIKTDLTKRLRSVPKADQPDQSAKPDRPQTDSNRARPKQPAPQPTQRPSEPDHSRDDGPSR